Below is a genomic region from Paraburkholderia phenazinium.
GCTATATACAGCGCGTCGAGGACAAGCTTGCCGAGCAACGGCAGATCCAGCGCGCCAAGACCATCCTGATGGAAACCCGTAATCTCTCCGAGCAGGAGGCCTACGACCTGTTGCGCTCGCAAGCCATGGTCAAGCGCGAGCACATCGAAACGATCGCCGAAGCGATCATCAAGGCCGATGAGGTGCTGCGCTTCTGACATGCGCCAAACCCCCGCAGCGCGCGGCTGTGCGGCTTATCACCATGGCGCATATTCTTCGGAAACTTGATGCTTTGTAGAAATGGAGACGCTTTGCTACAGTCCGCCCACTCTGCCGGGGCGGCTAGCCGGGCAGCACTGAATCTCCATACCAATACCTACGGAGCACCTTCTCATGAAATCGATTCGTTCCATTCTGCTGATTGCACTGCTGCAGGCCGTGAGCGTCACGTCTGCGTTCGCTGCGGACGAACTCGCCCAGATCAAGTCGGCCGGTGTATTCAAGGTCGGCACGGAAGGCACCTACGCGCCCTTCACGTACCACGACGAATCGGGCAAGCTGACGGGCTTCGACGTGGATATCGCGACTGCAATCGCACAACGTCTCGGCGTCAAGCCGGAGTTTGTCGAAGGCAAGTGGGACGGTCTGATTGCCGGCCTCGACGTGAACCGCTACGACGCGGTGATCAACGAAGTCTCGGTGACGGATGCACGCAAGGCCAAATACGATTTCTCGACGCCGTACATTACGACCCGCGCGGTGCTGATCGTGCGCACGGACAATACGACGATCAAGACATTCGATGACCTGAAGGGTAAAAAATCGGCCAACACATTAACCAGTAATTTCGGCAAGATCGCCAAGGATCATGGCGCCGATGTGGTGCCCGTGCAGGGCTTTAACGAATCGATCGATCTGCTGACCTCCGGCCGCGTCGACGCGACCGTCAACGATTCGCTGTCGTTCCTCGACTTCAAGAAGCACAAGCCGGATGCGCAGGTGAAGGTCGTTGCCACGGACAACTCGAGCGACGCGGACCAGTCGGCCGTGCTGCTGCGCAAGGGCGACCCGGCACTGGTGGCCGCCATCGACAAGGCGCTGGCCGACATCAAGGCGGACGGCACGTACGCGAAGATCTCGGCGAAGTATTTCGGCAAGGGCGTCTCCCAGTAAGCGCCGGGACGGTCTGAATCATGCCAGCCTGGTTGCATCTGATGGCGCAGTCGCTGTGGCCCCTCGTCTACGCGGGGCTCGTGTTTACTGTGCCGCTCACGCTCGCTTCGTTCGCGCTCGGATTGCTGCTGGCGTTTGCCGCCGCCCTGATCCGCCTGTTCGGGCCACGCTGGGCAGTGTCGATCGTGCGTTTCTATGTCTGGCTGATTCGCGGCTCGCCGTTGCTGGTGCAACTGTTCGTGATCTTTTACGGACTGCCGAATGTCGGGATCGTGCTTGACCCGTTGACGGCGGCCATCATCGGTTTCTCGTTGAATGTGGGTGCGTATAACTCCGAAGTGATTCGCGGAGTGATCGAATCGATTCCGAAAGGGCAGTGGGAAGCCGCCTATTCGATGGGGATGACGCGCGGCGAAGCGCTGCGCCGCGCGATCCTGCCGCAGGCGGCGCGGGTTGCGCTGCCGCCGTTGTCCAATTCGTTTATCTCGCTCGTTAAGGACACTTCGCTTGCGGCCGTGCTGACCGTGCCCGAGGTGTTTCAGGCCGCGCAACGCATCGCGGCGGTTACCTATGAGCCGCTGATTCTGTACTCGGAGGCGGCACTCGTTTATCTGGTGATCAGTTCGGTGTTGTCGTCGGCGCAAGTGAAACTCGAGCAGCGGTTCGGCCGGCATGCATTGTTCCAGGCAGGTAACGGATGATCAAGCTCGAACAGATCGAGAAGTTCTTTGGCGAACACCGCGTGTTGAGCAAGGTCGATCTGACGCTTGCCTCCGGCAACGTCACCGCCTTGATCGGCCCGTCGGGCAGCGGCAAGAGCACGCTATTGCGCTGCGTGAACCTGCTGGAGATCCCCGAGGGTGGTGCACTCGAACTCGGTAACCAGCGGCTCGAATTTAGCCGCGAACAAAAGCCCGCGCGCGACGCCGTGCTGGCGATCCGGCGCCGCACGGGCATGGTGTTTCAGAACTTCCAGTTGTTCCCGCATTTGACGGTCATCCAGAACGTGATGGAAGGACTGCTGACGGTGCAGAAGTGGGACAAGGCACGGGCGCGCGAGCGGGCGCATGAACTATTGACGAAGGTCGGCATTGCGCATAAGGCGGATGCGTGGCCCGCCACGCTGTCGGGCGGGCAGCAGCAGCGTGTCGCGATTGCGCGGGCGCTGGCGCCGTCGCCGGAGGTGTTGTTGTGCGACGAGCCGACCTCCGCACTCGATCCGGGCCTGGCCGCCGAAGTGGTCGAGGTGCTGAGGCAGCTCGCCAGCGAAGGCATGACGATGCTGATGGCGACGCATGATCTGCGTCTGGCGGCATCCATAGCACGGGACGTGGTGTTTCTGAATAACGGCGTCGTGGTGGAGGCGGGCGCATCGCGGCAGATCTTTACGCAGCCTCGCGAGGCGGAGACGGCACGCTTTGTGTCGACGCTGACGCAGCATTTGCCGGATGCCTGGGTGGAGTGAAGCGCGCGTACTGCTCCACCTGGCCGGCGTGACCTGCCCCTCCGACAACGGCACAAGGATTGGCCGAACGGCGCTGCGGACGCCTCCGTTGCAGCATCGCTGTAAACGCGATATCGAAAGCGGGAAATCTTGTTTGTGACAGGCGGCGCCGTTCGCTAGCATCCGACTCATAGCCGTATGCTGGCGATGCGCGTTTGAACGCTCATGCCGCATGCTTCTCGTCGTGCTGCTTGAATCCGGTTGGTCTTCTGGCAACGGAAACTCCGCCGGGTCCGGCGTGCGCTCTGCAGGTCTCCACTGTCCGATATGTCCAGCCTATCCACATTGACCCCTCCTGAATCTGACGGCAACGTAACCCGCCGCCTCGCACTGGCCATTACCAGTACCTCACCCGCTGATTCCACCGAAGCAATCGCTGCCGCGCGGCTCGGTGTGCTCGACTTTCTTGCTGCCGCCTTCGCGGGCGCGGACGATGCCGGTTATCGCAAGCTGCTGGCGGTGATCGGTGCCGGCAGTCGCGGCGAGGCCGCTGTGATCGGCTACCCGGCAAGCGTCAGCACACTCGATGCAGCCTTGCTCAACGGCTATGCGGGCCACGCGCTCGACTACGACGACGTGCACAGCAGCGTGCGTGGCCATCCCAGCACGGTCCTGCTACCGGCGCTGTTTGCGCTGGCGCAGACGCAGCGCAGCAGCGCAAACGAGGTGCTGGCCGCCTACGTGGTAGGCGTCGAGACGATGGCGCGGCTCGGTCTGGCGCTCGGCAGCCGCCACTACGAGCAGGGCTTTCACAACACCGCGACGCTTGGCACGCTAGGCGCCGCGGCGGCTGCGTCGTTCCTGCTGCGGCTGGATGCCGAGGCGATCGAAAACGCATTGGGGCTTGCCGCGACGCAATCGGCTGGCCTGCGTCTGCAATTCGGCAGTGAAGCGAAACCCCTGCACGCGGGACAGGCCGCCCGCGCCGGGCTGCTGGCAGCGCAACTCGCCGCCGCCGGTTTGCACGGCTCGCCCGGTGCTCTGGATGGCCCAACCGGCTTCTTCTCCGTGTTCGGAGCCGGCGCAGCGCAGCCTGCGAGGGTGCTGGAAGGCTGGGGTCCGCCCTGGCAGATTGTCGCGCCGGGGCTCTACTTCAAGCCGTGGCCTTGCTGCACGGCCACGCACTATGCCGTGCATGCAGCCTTGACGCTGCGCGCCGCGCATCGACTGACACCGCGGGATATCGAGCGCGTGGTCGTGACCTTCCCGCCCGGCGGCGATACGCCACTATCAGGCGAGCTACCGTCGACCGGTCTCGAAGCGCGCTTCAGCGTCGAATACGCGGTGGCCGCTGTGTTGACGGATGGCGGGGCGGGTGTCGCCACCTTCGCTGACGTGCCGGTACGCGCCGAATTGACGGCGCTGGCAGCACGCGTGTCGCGTACCCACGACGAGACTGCGCCACGCGCCTCGACCGATCCGTCGACGCGTTTCTCGACCGTCGCGATCACATTGAAGAACGGCACCGTGCTCAGCCATAAAACCGACCGGCTCTATAGCGCCGCAGACCTCCCCGCCAAATTCGCGGATGCGGTCGACCAGCACGCCGGATTCGCCACGCTGCCAGCCGTGGTAGACACGATGCAGAGCGCGGACGAACTCGCCTTCATTTTCGAAACGTTTGCAAAGATCAAAGCATGAGTACCCTTCACACCACAGCCGCAAAGCGCCAGATGCGCCTTGGACTCTTCATCCAGGGCGCAGGTCACCACGTCGCGGGCTGGCGTCATCCCGACGCGCAGGCCGGTAGCGAAAACCTCGCGTTGATGCAGCGGATCACCCAGACCGCGGAACGCGCGAAGTTCGATATGGTGTTTCTCGCCGACGGCCTGACGAGCGGGCCGGATGCGCATCCGTCGATGGCGATGCGCATCGAGCCGCTGTGTCTGCTGTCGGCGCTTGCGATGGGCACGCGGCACATCGGCCTCGCCGCCACCGCGTCGACGACGTATAGCGAGCCATATCACGTGGCGCGTGCCTTTGCCTCGCTCGATCATCTGAGCCAGGGCCGTGCCGCATGGAATGTCGTGACCACCTCGTACGACCGGACCGCCGCGAACTTCACGCGCGGCAATCATCCGGATCACGCGTTGCGGTACGAGATGGCCGGTGAATTCGTCGACGTGGTCAAGGGTCTGTGGGATAGCTGGGACGACGATGCGCTCGTGCGCGACAAGGCAAGCGGCGTCTACTTCGATCCCACCAAGGTGCATACGCTCGCTCACGAGGGCCGCTTCTTCTCGGTGAAAGGCCCGTTGAACGCATCGCGTCCTCCGCAAGGTCACCCCGTGGTGATTCAGGCGGGCTCCTCGGGTCCAGGGCAGGATCTGGCCGCGCGCACCGCGGAGGTAGTGTTCACCGCGCAGCAGACCCTCGACGAAGCACGCATCTTCTATCGCGACCTCAAGGGCAGGCTGGCGAAGTTCGGCCGCGAAGGTGAGCAACTGCATGTGATGCCAGGCGTGTTCCCGGTGATCGGCAGAACCGAGCAGGAAGCGAAGGACAAGTATGCCCAGTTGCAGCAGTGGACCGATACGTCGGGTGCCTTGACGCTGCTGTCCGATCGTCTCGGTCACGATGTCTCGAAGTTTCCGCTCGACGGTCTATTGCCGGAGCTGCCGGAGTCGGAGCAACTGAAAAGCCGTGCGAAGTTGCTAACCGACCTCGCACGCCGCGAAAACCTGACGCTACGTGAGTTGTATCACCTGGTGGCGGGCGCGCGCGGACATCGTATCGTATGGGGCACGCCGACCCAGGTCGCGGATGCGCTGGAAGAATGGTTCGTCGGCGAAGGTGCGGATGGTTTCAACATCATGCCGCCGTATTTCCCGGGTGGCCTCGATGACTTTGTCGAACTGGTGGTGCCGGAGTTGCAGCGGCGTGGCCTGTTCCGCACGGAGTATTCAGGCACGACGCTGCGGGACCATCTGGGACTGACGCGGCCGGCGAGTCGTTACGCGGCGCGCTGATCGTTAGTTCGAGTAACGAGGAATGTGGCCACATGCGTGTGCGCATGAGTTGCCAGATACGCCGCGTCCCCTGCGCGGCCTTCATCACATCAGATAGCGAACTTACGCAGATCGAGCGGGATCGTCTCACGCGCCGCGTCGTAGCGCGCTGCGTTGCGCTGGTCGTTTGCGGCCGTCAGCGAACGCGTCAGGAACGCCCGGGTGCGCGGACTTGCCGGCTCACGGAACAGGCGCTGCGCGGGACCATGTTCGACGATTACGCCGGCCTCCGTGAAGTACACCGCATCGCTGACTTCCTCCGCAAAGCGCATTTCATGCGTCACCAGCACGCAGGTCATGCCGTCCCTCACCAGATCGCGGATCACGGTCAGCACTTCGCCTACCGTCTCGGGATCGAGCGCCGACGTGACTTCGTCGAACAGGATCAGATCCGGTTGCATGGCGAGTGCCCGCGCGATGGCCACCCGCTGTTGCTGGCCGCCCGACAGTTCGCCCGGATAGGCGTGGGCCTTGTCGGCTAGCCGCACCTTCTCGAGCAGATCGTAGGCCGTGCGGGTTGCGTTCGCCTTGTCGCGGCGCAGGATGCGCACGGGTGCCATCACCAGATTGTCCAGCACGCTCAGATGCGGAAACAGGTTGTACTGCTGAAACACAAAACCCACGCGCTTGCGCAGTTCGATTTCGTCGCGCTCCGAATTGAGTTGATCGACGCACGTACCGTCTACCTCGATGCTGCCGCTTTGCGGTTTGAGCAGGCCGGTAATACAGCGCAGGATAGTGGACTTGCCGGAGCCCGACGGGCCGATGATCGAAACGGCCTGGCCTCGGAATACGTCAAGATCGATACCGTTAAGCACCGGATTTGCGCCGAACGCGAGGTGTACGTTGCGCAGGCTGACGAGTGGGCGCGCCGCGGCGCTCGCTGTGGAGGAGGGATCAACGAAAGGCATAGCGTTTTTCGAGGCGTCGCGTGAAGCGCGCAATCGGGTAGCAGTAGACAAAGAAGAGTCCCAGTACGGTGAAGTAGACCAGCACCGTGAAGTCGGCGCGCGCAACCGTATTGCTCGCGACCTGAGCGGTATCGAGCAGATCGTGCACGCCGACCAGCGAGGCGAGGGCAGTGCCCATCGTGATGCTTGCGTACAGGTTCATCCACGGCGGCAGCATGCGTTTGACGCACTGCGGCAGAATGATCCAGCGGAACACCTGGGCGCGGCTGAAGGCGAGCGAACGCGCGGCGTCCCACTGAGCGTGCGGAATCGACTGGATCGCGCCGCGGAAAATCTCGGCCACGTTGGCGCTCGCCGGCAAGGCGAGGCCGAGCGTCACCTTGAACCAGTCGGGAAATGGCAGCGTGTGATGGCCGAGCGCAATCTCGAACGGAAACACATAGGTCGAGAAGTAGATCAGCACCAGCAGCGGCGCGTTGCGAAACACCTGCACGTAGATGCGGGCCGGCACGCGCACGATACGCAGCGGCGACAGCAGCAGTGGCCCGAGCGCAAGTCCCGTCAGGGTGCCGAGCGCGACAGCCAGCAGACTGATTTCGACGTTGACCCACAAGGACTTGATGAGTGCAGGGGCCCACGTGACGAGCGCAGCCAGCGTCACGTTGTGAGTGTGGCCGGCAAGCTCGCGTTCGAGCAGCGCGAGGAGCACGCCCACCACGATAACGGCGACCACCGCGCGCGGCCGGCGCCCGCGTTCACCTCCGGCATCGAGAGCGAACGGCTCAGTGGCCATAGCCGGGCATCCTCAGACGGGTTTCGAGCCAGCGTCCCGCACGGTTGACCACGTGCGTCAGCGCGCCGAAAAACAGCAGGATCAGGATCATGAGTTCAAGCACGTTGTCGCGCTGCGTCCAGATCATGATAGACGCATATGTCACGTCACCGACTGCGATGGCCGAGGCGATGGTGGTCATCTTCACCAGATCGACCATGTTGTTGACGAGAGCCGGCAATGCGAAGCGCACGGCGAGCGGCAACTGCACGTTCCATAGCCGTTGCCTGCGACTGTAGCCGAGCGATTGCGCGGCTTCGAGCGTTGCGCGCGGCACCGCTTCGATGCCGGCGCGTAGCGCTTCCGCGTGAAATGCACCTTTATGCAGTGCGATCACAATGACGCTCCAGATGAACGGCGTCAACGGATTGCCACCTAGTTCACGCAGCGCCTGACTCAGCAACATGTTTAGCACGAGAAACGCGCAAAAGAGTTGCACTAGCGTCGGCGTGTTGCGGGTGACCTCGACGAAGATGCGCGCGGGTCGCGCCAGCGCCGCGCGTGGCGAGATCAGCATGGCAGCCAGCAGCACGCCTGCTATCAGGCTGAAAAAGGCGGTCACCAAGGAAAGTTCGAGCGTTACCAGCATGCCGTGGAGGAACGACGCGCGTTCGTCGGCGGCGAGCAGGAAACTGTAGTCGAGCCCAAACTTGTTGAGTGCGGCTACGGCCTGTTCGGGCAGCCCCTGGCTCATGCCGGTTGTGCCTTGAATTTCGCGTGCAGGTCGAGTACTGCTTGCGACGGCTGCATGCCGTTTTTACGTTCGGTATCGATCAGCCATCCCGAACGATGCCAGTCCTCGACCACTTTCTCGAAGGCGTTCTGCGTATCGGTTTCACCCTTGCGGACCCAGATTACCGAGGGCGAGGGGATCAGATCGCTCGACACGGGGATCGTGTAGTCCTTCCAGTCCGGATTGCGTGCGACCAGCAGGCGCAGGGTCGGCGCGACATGCACTGCGGCTACGCAGTTGTTGCCGCGCAATGCGAGCAGCGATTCGGGCTGGCCGCGGAACGCCTTCACCTGTGCGCCGTACTGCTCGGCGAGCGGTTTCGTGTAGTTGCTGCCTTGCGAAACGCACACGGCCTTGCCGCGCAGGTCGTTCCATGACTTGATGCCGCTGTCTTTGCGAGTGATCAGCGCGCCGCCGATTTCCTCGAACGGTGTGGGCGGATACGCGAGAATCTGCGCGCGCTCCTCAGTCACTTCCATGTTGGCGATCAGCGCGTCGACCTTGCCCTGCTGCAGGAACTGCACACGATTGGATGGTTGGACAGGGATCATTTCGATGTCCACGCCAAGGCGTTTTGCGAGGTTCTCCGCGAGATCGACGTTAAAGCCGAGCGGCTTTTGCGTGGCTGGGTCGAGCGAGCCGAACGGCGGTCCGGACAGGATCACGCCGACCACGATTTTGTGGCGTTCGTGAATGCGGTCTAGCGTGCTGTCGGCGTGAGCGGCGCTCGCGCCGAGGGCGACGGCAAGCAGAAGGGTGGTGCGGATTACGGTGCCCCGTGCGAAGGTGCGAAGCCAGAGCCGATAGGAAGGTTGTTTCATTGCGTGGCAAGTCAGACGGTTAGACATAGGAGTTGGTCTTGTGAATGGCGGCGTGCCTTGCCGCTTCCTGTTTCAAATCGCTTTGGATTGCTTTAGACCGCTTCGAAGGCGTCGAGCCGTTCGAGCAACTGCGCACGCAGATCCGTAAGCACAGGATCGCGCCGGTCGCGCGGCCGCGGTCTTGTGACGCGATATTCGCGGTCGATGCGCCCAGGCGCCGCCGCCATCAGCAGCACGCGGTCGCTTAGATACAGGGCTTCGTCCAGATCGTGCGTGACCAGCAGGGCGGCTGTGCCGTGCGCTCGCACTACGGACAACAGCAAGGCCTGCAGGCGCATGCGCGTCATCGCGTCGACCGCGCTAAACGGTTCGTCGAGCAACAGCAGATCGGGCTGCGAAAACAATCCGCGAGCGATTGCGACGCGCTGCGCCATGCCACCCGAGAGCGCCTTCGGCAACGTGCCCCCTTGACCTGCCAGTCCCACTTCGACGAGCAACTGTCCCACCCGCGGCTCGCGTCCGCCGCCAGAACCTGCCTCGAAGCCGACGTTATCGGCCACCGTCAGCCACGGCAGTAAACGCGGCTCCTGGAAGATCACGCCAATCTGCGACGAAGGTCCGCTCAATGGCACACCGTTCAAACGCACTTCGCCGTGATACTGACGGTCCAGTCCGGCGACGATACGCAGCAACGTACTTTTGCCGCAGCCGCTGGGACCGACCAGGCTCACAATCTCGCCATGTCCGATGCGCAACGACAGATGATCGAGCACCGTCCGGGCGGTGTAGTGCTTGGCTTCGACATGCACGTCCAGCAGGGGCGATTGACTGGATTTACTCATCGTTTCCCTCGCGCGTGTGCCTGATCGCTGTACGCGTCGAAAGCATCGCGCCAGCCAAGCACGCTGTTTTCCAGCCAGCGCATGGCGCCGTCGCTCAGCTTCCCGAGTATGGCGAGCAGGATGATTGCGCCGAATACCAGATCGGGGCGACCGGTTTCACGGCCATCGCTCAACATGTAGCCGAGGCCGCGGGTGGCCGCGATCAGTTCGGCGGCGACCATGAACATCCATGCGAGGCTCAAGCCTGTGCGCAAGCCCGTAAAAATTTGCGGCAGCGCGGCGGGCAGGAGAATCCGTCTGAACAGTGAGGCGGGTGTGAGCCGGTAGATCGCGCCGAGTTCGACGAGCTTGCGATCGACGCCGCGAATGCC
It encodes:
- a CDS encoding LLM class flavin-dependent oxidoreductase, with product MSTLHTTAAKRQMRLGLFIQGAGHHVAGWRHPDAQAGSENLALMQRITQTAERAKFDMVFLADGLTSGPDAHPSMAMRIEPLCLLSALAMGTRHIGLAATASTTYSEPYHVARAFASLDHLSQGRAAWNVVTTSYDRTAANFTRGNHPDHALRYEMAGEFVDVVKGLWDSWDDDALVRDKASGVYFDPTKVHTLAHEGRFFSVKGPLNASRPPQGHPVVIQAGSSGPGQDLAARTAEVVFTAQQTLDEARIFYRDLKGRLAKFGREGEQLHVMPGVFPVIGRTEQEAKDKYAQLQQWTDTSGALTLLSDRLGHDVSKFPLDGLLPELPESEQLKSRAKLLTDLARRENLTLRELYHLVAGARGHRIVWGTPTQVADALEEWFVGEGADGFNIMPPYFPGGLDDFVELVVPELQRRGLFRTEYSGTTLRDHLGLTRPASRYAAR
- a CDS encoding ABC transporter permease subunit (The N-terminal region of this protein, as described by TIGR01726, is a three transmembrane segment that identifies a subfamily of ABC transporter permease subunits, which specificities that include histidine, arginine, glutamine, glutamate, L-cystine (sic), the opines (in Agrobacterium) octopine and nopaline, etc.); translated protein: MPAWLHLMAQSLWPLVYAGLVFTVPLTLASFALGLLLAFAAALIRLFGPRWAVSIVRFYVWLIRGSPLLVQLFVIFYGLPNVGIVLDPLTAAIIGFSLNVGAYNSEVIRGVIESIPKGQWEAAYSMGMTRGEALRRAILPQAARVALPPLSNSFISLVKDTSLAAVLTVPEVFQAAQRIAAVTYEPLILYSEAALVYLVISSVLSSAQVKLEQRFGRHALFQAGNG
- a CDS encoding transporter substrate-binding domain-containing protein — protein: MKQPSYRLWLRTFARGTVIRTTLLLAVALGASAAHADSTLDRIHERHKIVVGVILSGPPFGSLDPATQKPLGFNVDLAENLAKRLGVDIEMIPVQPSNRVQFLQQGKVDALIANMEVTEERAQILAYPPTPFEEIGGALITRKDSGIKSWNDLRGKAVCVSQGSNYTKPLAEQYGAQVKAFRGQPESLLALRGNNCVAAVHVAPTLRLLVARNPDWKDYTIPVSSDLIPSPSVIWVRKGETDTQNAFEKVVEDWHRSGWLIDTERKNGMQPSQAVLDLHAKFKAQPA
- a CDS encoding amino acid ABC transporter substrate-binding protein — translated: MKSIRSILLIALLQAVSVTSAFAADELAQIKSAGVFKVGTEGTYAPFTYHDESGKLTGFDVDIATAIAQRLGVKPEFVEGKWDGLIAGLDVNRYDAVINEVSVTDARKAKYDFSTPYITTRAVLIVRTDNTTIKTFDDLKGKKSANTLTSNFGKIAKDHGADVVPVQGFNESIDLLTSGRVDATVNDSLSFLDFKKHKPDAQVKVVATDNSSDADQSAVLLRKGDPALVAAIDKALADIKADGTYAKISAKYFGKGVSQ
- a CDS encoding amino acid ABC transporter permease codes for the protein MATEPFALDAGGERGRRPRAVVAVIVVGVLLALLERELAGHTHNVTLAALVTWAPALIKSLWVNVEISLLAVALGTLTGLALGPLLLSPLRIVRVPARIYVQVFRNAPLLVLIYFSTYVFPFEIALGHHTLPFPDWFKVTLGLALPASANVAEIFRGAIQSIPHAQWDAARSLAFSRAQVFRWIILPQCVKRMLPPWMNLYASITMGTALASLVGVHDLLDTAQVASNTVARADFTVLVYFTVLGLFFVYCYPIARFTRRLEKRYAFR
- a CDS encoding ABC transporter ATP-binding protein, whose protein sequence is MSKSSQSPLLDVHVEAKHYTARTVLDHLSLRIGHGEIVSLVGPSGCGKSTLLRIVAGLDRQYHGEVRLNGVPLSGPSSQIGVIFQEPRLLPWLTVADNVGFEAGSGGGREPRVGQLLVEVGLAGQGGTLPKALSGGMAQRVAIARGLFSQPDLLLLDEPFSAVDAMTRMRLQALLLSVVRAHGTAALLVTHDLDEALYLSDRVLLMAAAPGRIDREYRVTRPRPRDRRDPVLTDLRAQLLERLDAFEAV
- a CDS encoding MmgE/PrpD family protein; this translates as MSSLSTLTPPESDGNVTRRLALAITSTSPADSTEAIAAARLGVLDFLAAAFAGADDAGYRKLLAVIGAGSRGEAAVIGYPASVSTLDAALLNGYAGHALDYDDVHSSVRGHPSTVLLPALFALAQTQRSSANEVLAAYVVGVETMARLGLALGSRHYEQGFHNTATLGTLGAAAAASFLLRLDAEAIENALGLAATQSAGLRLQFGSEAKPLHAGQAARAGLLAAQLAAAGLHGSPGALDGPTGFFSVFGAGAAQPARVLEGWGPPWQIVAPGLYFKPWPCCTATHYAVHAALTLRAAHRLTPRDIERVVVTFPPGGDTPLSGELPSTGLEARFSVEYAVAAVLTDGGAGVATFADVPVRAELTALAARVSRTHDETAPRASTDPSTRFSTVAITLKNGTVLSHKTDRLYSAADLPAKFADAVDQHAGFATLPAVVDTMQSADELAFIFETFAKIKA
- a CDS encoding amino acid ABC transporter ATP-binding protein is translated as MIKLEQIEKFFGEHRVLSKVDLTLASGNVTALIGPSGSGKSTLLRCVNLLEIPEGGALELGNQRLEFSREQKPARDAVLAIRRRTGMVFQNFQLFPHLTVIQNVMEGLLTVQKWDKARARERAHELLTKVGIAHKADAWPATLSGGQQQRVAIARALAPSPEVLLCDEPTSALDPGLAAEVVEVLRQLASEGMTMLMATHDLRLAASIARDVVFLNNGVVVEAGASRQIFTQPREAETARFVSTLTQHLPDAWVE
- a CDS encoding amino acid ABC transporter permease, yielding MSQGLPEQAVAALNKFGLDYSFLLAADERASFLHGMLVTLELSLVTAFFSLIAGVLLAAMLISPRAALARPARIFVEVTRNTPTLVQLFCAFLVLNMLLSQALRELGGNPLTPFIWSVIVIALHKGAFHAEALRAGIEAVPRATLEAAQSLGYSRRQRLWNVQLPLAVRFALPALVNNMVDLVKMTTIASAIAVGDVTYASIMIWTQRDNVLELMILILLFFGALTHVVNRAGRWLETRLRMPGYGH
- a CDS encoding amino acid ABC transporter ATP-binding protein, whose product is MPFVDPSSTASAAARPLVSLRNVHLAFGANPVLNGIDLDVFRGQAVSIIGPSGSGKSTILRCITGLLKPQSGSIEVDGTCVDQLNSERDEIELRKRVGFVFQQYNLFPHLSVLDNLVMAPVRILRRDKANATRTAYDLLEKVRLADKAHAYPGELSGGQQQRVAIARALAMQPDLILFDEVTSALDPETVGEVLTVIRDLVRDGMTCVLVTHEMRFAEEVSDAVYFTEAGVIVEHGPAQRLFREPASPRTRAFLTRSLTAANDQRNAARYDAARETIPLDLRKFAI